Genomic window (Streptomyces liliiviolaceus):
GAAAGGCCCTGTACGCCAAGGCCTTCACCCTGGAAGAGGCTCTCGCGGCGGTGGCCGGATGAGCGACCTGCGACGCGTCACGACCGGCGCCCCCTGGGAGGAGGCCTTCGGCTACTCCCGCGCGGTGGAACTGCCCAACGGCCTCGTCCTGGTCTCCGGCTGCACCTCCGTGGTGGACGGCCAGATCGCCGGCGGCGACCCGTACGAGCAGGCCGTCAACTCCTTCAAGGTGGCCCTCTCCGCCCTGGAACAGCTCGGCCTCGGCGCCGAGCACGTCGTCCGTACGCGCATGTACCTCACGCACGCCCGGGACGTGGAGGACATCGGCCGCGCCCACAAGGAGTTCTTCGACGCGGTCCGGCCGGCCGCCTCGATGATCATCGTCTCCGGTTTCGTCGATCCCGGCCTGGTGGTCGAGATCGAGGTGGAGGCGTACCGCGGGGCGGCCCCGGGGGAGGGGTCCGCGTCATGACCCTCGCCGTACGTGTCATCCCCTGCCTGGACGTCGACAACGGCCGGGTCGTCAAGGGCGTCAACTTCCAGAACCTGCGCGACGCGGGCGACCCCGTCGAGATGGCCAAGGTGTACGACGCCGAGGGCGCCGACGAGCTGACGTTCCTGGACATCACCGCGTCCTCCGGCAACCGCGAGACCACCTACGACGTGGTGCGCCGCACCGCCGAGCAGGTGTTCATCCCGCTCACGGTGGGCGGCGGCGTACGCACCGCCGAGGACGTCGACAAGCTGCTGCGGGCGGGCGCGGACAAGGTCGGCGTCAACACGGCCGCCATCGCCCGTCCCGACCTGATCCGCGAGATCGCGGAGCGCTTCGGACGCCAGGTGCTGGTCCTGTCGGTGGACGCCCGCAGGACGGCCGCCGGCACCTTCGAGGTGACCACCCACGGCGGCCGCGAGGGCACCGGCATCGACGCCGTCGAATGGGCGCACCGGGCCGCCGAACTGGGCGCGGGCGAGATCCTGCTCAACTCCATGGACGCCGACGGCACCAAGGACGGCTACGACCTGGAGATGATCGGCGCGGTGCGCAAGCACGTCACGGTCCCGGTCATCGCCTCCGGCGGCGCGGGCGGCCTCGCCGACTTCCCCCCGGCCGTCACCGCGGGCGCCGACGCGGTGCTCGCCGCGTCGGTCTTCCACTTCGGCGACCTGCGCATCGGCCAGGTGAAACAGACACTGCGGGAGGCGGGCCACCCCGTGCGGTGACGCTGCTGCAGACGCCGTACCGATGGGAGCCCCGGCCGCCGAGCGGCCGGGGCTCTCGTCCGTCCTGAGCCGTGCGGACGGGGCGTCCGCCGCACGCCCGCTCTACAGGCCCAGTTGCTTCGTCTCCTGGAGTTTGGCTATCGCGTCCTTGTCGCCGTCGACCTCCACGTCGGCCACGCTCTGGCGGCCGTGGGCGAAGAGGACCAGTTCTGCGGGGTCGCCGGTGACCGTGACCACGGGGGTGCCCTTGTGGGCGACGACCGTCTGGCCGTCCGGGCGGCGCAGGACCAGGCCGGTGGGGGCGCCCCGGCCCATCATCCTGGCGATGCGTTCGAGGCGGGACCACAGGGCGTCCTGGAAGACCGGGTCGAGCACCCGCGGCACCCAGTCGGGCCGGGCCCGGCGTACGTCCTCGGTGTGGACGTAGAACTCGATCGCGTTCGACGCCTCGTCGATCTGCTTCAGGTTGAACGGCGAGAAACGCGGCGGCCCCGTACGGATCAGCTGGATGAGTTCCTCGTACGGCTTCGCGGTGAACTCCGCCATCACCCGGTCGAGCCGTGACGCGAGCTGCTTGATCAGGATGCCGCCGGCGGCGTCCGGGCGGCGCTCGCGCACCACGACATGGGCGGCGAGATCGCGGGTGTTCCAGCCCTCGCACAGAGTGGGGGCGTCCGGTCCCTCTGCCTCCAACAGATCGGCGAGGAGAAGTCGTTCACGCTTCGCATGGGTCGACATGCCTGCCAGCCTACGACCGCCCCGGCGGTCCGCCCACTTCTGCGGGCCACCGATCTCGGCTCTCAGCCAGTGGACGCCGTCCGGGCGCCTGCGGCCGGCGCGGCACAATGGTCGGCATGACCAGCACGCCCACGCCCAGCAGGCCCAGCGGCCTGGACCCCGAGATCGCCGCACGCCTCAGGCGCAGCGCCGACGGGCTCGTACCCGCCATCGCCCAGCAGTACGACACCGGTGAGGTGCTGATGCTCGGCTGGATGGACGACGAGGCGCTGCATCGCACGCTGACGACCGGCCGGTGCACGTACTGGTCGCGCAGCCGCCAGGAGTACTGGGTCAAGGGCGACACCTCCGGGCACTTCCAGTGGGTCAGGTCCGTCGCGCTCGACTGCGACGCCGACACCGTGCTGGTCAAGGTCGACCAGGTGGGCGCCGCCTGCCACACCGGCGACCGCACCTGCTTCGACGCCGACGTGCTCCTCAAGGACGCCGGGAGCGCCGGGGATGCCGGGGACGCGGATTCCGGCGTACCCGCCGTGGATCAGTAAGGTCAGCGGCCATGGACCTCGACACCTTCCGCAAGCTGGCCACCGACCGGCGTGTCATCCCCGTCAGCCGCAAGCTCCTCGCGGACGGCGACACCCCCGTCGCGCTCTACCGCAAGCTCGCCGCCGAACGCCCCGGCACCTTCCTCCTGGAGTCCGCGGAGAACGGCCGCACGTGGTCCCGCTACTCCTTCGTGGGGGTCCGCTCGGCCGCCACCCTCACCGAGCGCGACGGACAGGCGCACTGGCTGGGCACCCCGCCCGTCGGGGTCCCCGCCGACGGCGACCCCCTCGCCGCCCTGCGCGCCACCATCGAGACCCTGCACACCCCGCACGACCTCGCCGGCGGCCACGCGCTTCCGCCGTTCACCGGCGGCATGGTCGGCTATCTCGGCTACGACATCGTGCGCCGCCTGGAGAAGATCGGCCCCGGCGAGCGCGACGACCTCAAGCTGCCCGAGCTGACCATGCTCCTCACCAGCGACCTCGCGGTCCTCGACCACTGGGACGGCTCGGTCCTGCTGATCGCCAACGCGATCAACCACAACGACCTCGACTCGGGCGTCGACGAGGCCTATCACGACGCCGTGGCCCGCCTCGACGCCATGGAGGCAGACCTCTCGCGGCCCGTCTCGCAGCCGCCGGCCGCGCTCCCGCCGTCCGAACTCCCCGAGTACACCGCGCTGTGGGGCGGCCCCGACTACCAGGTCGCCGTCGACGACATCAAGGAACGCATCCGGGCCGGCGAGGCCTTCCAGGTCGTCCCCTCCCAGCGCTTCGAGACGGCGTGCACGGCGAGCGCGCTGGACGTCTACCGGGTCCTGCGGGCGACCAACCCCTCCCCGTACATGTACCTCTTCCGCTTCGACGGCTTCGACGTCGTGGGCTCCTCCCCGGAGGCCCTCGTCAAGGTCGAGGACGGGCAGGCGATGGTCCACCCCATCGCGGGCACCCGGCCGCGCGGCGCCACCGTCCAGGAGGACCAGGCCCTCGCCGACGAACTGATCTCCGACCCCAAGGAACGCGCCGAGCACCTGATGCTCGTCGACCTGGGCCGCAACGACCTGGGCCGGGTCTGCGAGCCCGGCTCCGTGGAGGTCGTCGACTTCATGTCCATCGAGCGCTACTCCCACGTCATGCACATCGTCTCGACCGTCACCGGCAAGGTCGCCGAGGGGCGTACGGCCTTCGACGTACTCACCGCCTGCTTCCCCGCCGGCACCCTCTCCGGCGCCCCCAAGCCCCGCGCGATGCAGATCATCGACGAACTGGAGCCCTCGCGGCGCGGTCTGTACGGCGGCTGCGTCGGCTACCTCGACTTCGCGGGCGACTCCGACACCGCGATCGCCATCCGTACGGCCCTGCTGCGGGACGGCACGGCGTACGTGCAGGCGGGCGCCGGGGTCGTCGCCGACTCGGACCCCGTCGCCGAGGACACCGAGTGCCGCAACAAGGCGGCGGCGGTCCTGCGCGCGGTCCACACGGCCAACCGGCTCTCCTGACGGGCGCCCTGCATGACAGGGTCGACAAGGAGACATTCGCGGGCAGTGCGACGCGGCTCACGTGTCCTCGGGTGACGGTTCGCCCGGAGTTCAGGCGATAGTGGGGTACGTGACTGCTGTACCGCACCCCCGATCCGAAGCCCCCGGACCCGCCCGCTCCGGCCGCCGGAGCCTCGCCGTCGCCCTGTTGTCGGGCGCGCTCGGCGCGGCCCTCGTGCTGCTCGCCACCCGGCGCGGCTGGTCGGGCGGCACGGCGACCGTGGCCGGCGGCGACTTCCCGCTGAGCGCCTCGGGCAGTGACGTCACCGGCGTCCCCGCCTCGCTGGCGATCGTCGGACTCGCCTCCCTCGTCGCCGTCTTCGCCGTCCGCCGGGCCGGGCGCTTCCTGGTCGCCGGACTCCTCGCGCTCTCCGGCGCGGGCACGATCGCCTCCGCGCTCCTCGGTCTCTCCGACAGCTCCGCGCTGGACGAGAAGGCCGCGGAGGCGACCGGGGACACCGCCGCGACGGTGGACACGATGACGCACACGGGGTGGCCGTACGTGGCCGCGGCGGGTGGGTTGCTGCTGCTGCTCGCGGGGCTGCTGGCGCTGCGGTACGGGCGGCTGTGGCCGACCATGTCGGGGCGCTACGAGCGGGACGGGACGCCTCGGCCGCGGCGGGTTCGGGCGCCGGTCGATCCCGATCGGCCCGAGGAGATCTGGAAGGCGCTCGACCGGGGCGAGGACCCTACCGGGGCTTGACCGTTCGAGGGGGCGCGTTCTCGGCTGCGGGCCGGTGGGGGCCGTTCGCGCAGTTCCCCGCGCCCCTAGGGGGCTGGGGCGTAGCCCCGGTTTTTAGGGGCGCGGGGAACTGCGCGACAAGCCCCCACCGGGCCGCACTCGTCCACCGGCCCGTGGGCCCCGGGCGTCACCACGGACCCCCGCTCAACCCACACTCACCCGTGCGGGACAATAGGGCGCGAGCGTCCGGCTCATACACGTACAGCAACGAGGAGCAAGTCATGGCGGGCAGCAGCCACGGCCACACCCCGGCCGCCTGGACCGGTGTCATCATCGCCTTCATCGGTTTCTGCGTCTCCGGCGCCTTCATGGTGCTGGCCAGCCCGCTGGGCTTCTGGGCCGGCATGGTCATCGTCGTCCTCGGCGGCGTGGTCGGCATGGCCATGCGCGCGGCGGGCCTCGGCCAGCCGAAGAACTCGCACCCCACCCACCAGGTCGCGTCGGCCGAGAGCTGACCGCGGCGCGCTGCCCAGGAGGCGGGTTCGGCTCGTCGAGCGCCGGGACCGCCTCCCGCCATGTGCGGCCGGCCCCCGGGCCCGGCAGAATGCGACGCGTGAACGCCGAATCCCAGAGGGTGACGCCCGCTCCAGGATCCGCTCCCGCGTCCGCGGCCGGGACCGGAGCCGCGGTACGCCGGCTCGCCGTACCCGGCGGGATCCTCGTGGCCGTCGCCGCCGCCTTCGCGTACGTGGGAACCGTCGACCCGAACGAACCCGGCCACTACCCCGCCTGCCCCCTGCTCCGCTACACGGGCCTGTACTGCCCCGGCTGCGGAGGGCTGCGCAGCGCCCACGCCGTCGCGCACGGGGATCTCGGGACGGCCCTGGGTGCCAACGCGCTCGCCGTGACCGGCTATCTGGTCTTCGCCGTGCTGTGGACCGTCTGGGTGGTCCGCACGGCCCGGGGCCGCCCGATGAACATCGATCCCGGGCCGCCCCTGCTGTGGAGCCTGGGCGCGTTGTCGCTGGTCTTCACCGTTGTCCGGAACCTGCCGTTCGGTGGCTGGCTGCATCCTTGATCAATCAGGGAACGTCCAGGTAGTGGGACCGGCGTCAACCGGATGTGAGACCCACGCCCTCCTGCGGATACCATCGCAGTGACCACCGGTTTCGTCCGATGCGACAAAGCCCCGGTCGACAGCGGAACCGCTTCACCCGCCCGACCGCTTCAACCGTTCACCGTCTGGAAGGGGGCCGCTCGCGTGAGTGTGCTCGACGAGATCATCGACGGAGTCCGTGCCGACCTCGCGGAACGGCAGGCGCGCGTCAGCCTCGACGAGCTCAAGGAGCGCGCCGCGAAGGCTCAGCCTGCCAAGGACGGTGTCGCGGCCCTGCGCGGCGACGGCGTCAAGGTCATCTGCGAGGTCAAGCGCTCCAGCCCGTCCAAGGGCGCCCTCGCCGCGATCGCCGACCCCGCGGCCCTCGCCGCGGACTACGAGGCCGGCGGCGCGGCCGTCATCTCCGTGCTCACCGAACAGCGCCGCTTCGGCGGCTCGCTCGCCGACCTGGAGGCCGTCCGCGCCCGGGTCGACATCCCGGTGCTGCGCAAGGACTTCATCGTCACGTCGTACCAGCTGTGGGAGGCCCGGGCGTACGGGGCCGACCTCGCGCTGCTCATCGTGGCCGCCCTCGACCAGCCCGCCCTGGAGTCCCTCATCGAGCGCGCCGAGTCCATCGGGCTCACCCCGCTCGTCGAGGTGCACGACGAGGACGAGATCGACCGGGCGGTGGACGCCGGGGCGAAGGTCATCGGCGTCAACGCGCGCAACCTCAAGGACCTGAAGGTCGACCGCGGCACCTTCGAGCGCATCGCGCCCGAGATCCCCGCGCACATCGTGAAGATCGCCGAGTCCGGTGTCCGCGGCCCGCACGACCTCATCGCCTACGCCAACGCGGGCGCCGACGCCGTCCTGGTCGGCGAGTCCCTGGTCACCGGCCGGGACCCGAAGACGGCCGTCTCGGACCTGGTCGCCGCGGGCGCGCACCCCGCGCTGCGGCACGGGCGGGGCTGACCTCTCCCGATGAGCGCCGGCCGCACCCCCGCCGCGACCACCCGTCCGGGCTCCCGCCCCGACGGTGGCCCGGCGCGCGTCCGGTCCGTCGCCGCAGGGCTCTCGGCGGCTCCCGGCCCCTACGCGCGGCCAGGGGGTGTTGTGAAAGTCCCGCACAGCACCCACGGCGCCCGGCACGCGCCCTCGCCGCACCGGACGAAGACCCAAGTACGTCCAGTACGAGAGCCTTCGTCCGGCGCACCGAGGACACGCACCGAACACCGCGGGCACCGCACAGGACTTTCACAACACCCCCTGGCCCGCGGCTGCCGTCCGCGCGGCTGCCGGGCGCCCGCGCGGCGCGTGCACGGGCGTCGGGTGCGGTATGTCATCGGTGACGAGCCGGGGCAGGTGAACGGCATGCGATGGCGTCAGCGCGTGTCACCTGCGGTGGGCTGAGCCACGTCCTTGCGTTCCGCCGGAAGCCCGCTGTGAATCCGCGGGCCGGTGGGGGCTGGGCGCGCAGTTCCCCGCGCCCCTTTCGGGGCGCTGCCGAACCGCAGATGAGTCGAGAGCTGCTCATCGAACTCATCGAAGGTGACATGCGATCCACGTGACCCCATTCCGACCTATCCCGGGGCCGACGCCCCTGTGAGGTGTCCGCATGTCCAGCGAGTTCTTCATTCCCGACCCCGAGGGTCGGATCCCCAGCGCCGAGGGCTACTTCGGCGCGTTCGGCGGCAAGTTCATCCCGGAGGCGCTGGTCGCCGCCGTGGACGAGGTCGCCGTCGAGTACGACAAGGCCAGGTCCGACCCCGAGTTCGCCCGGGAACTGGACGACCTGCT
Coding sequences:
- a CDS encoding RidA family protein, translating into MSDLRRVTTGAPWEEAFGYSRAVELPNGLVLVSGCTSVVDGQIAGGDPYEQAVNSFKVALSALEQLGLGAEHVVRTRMYLTHARDVEDIGRAHKEFFDAVRPAASMIIVSGFVDPGLVVEIEVEAYRGAAPGEGSAS
- the hisF gene encoding imidazole glycerol phosphate synthase subunit HisF; this translates as MTLAVRVIPCLDVDNGRVVKGVNFQNLRDAGDPVEMAKVYDAEGADELTFLDITASSGNRETTYDVVRRTAEQVFIPLTVGGGVRTAEDVDKLLRAGADKVGVNTAAIARPDLIREIAERFGRQVLVLSVDARRTAAGTFEVTTHGGREGTGIDAVEWAHRAAELGAGEILLNSMDADGTKDGYDLEMIGAVRKHVTVPVIASGGAGGLADFPPAVTAGADAVLAASVFHFGDLRIGQVKQTLREAGHPVR
- a CDS encoding TIGR03085 family metal-binding protein; this translates as MSTHAKRERLLLADLLEAEGPDAPTLCEGWNTRDLAAHVVVRERRPDAAGGILIKQLASRLDRVMAEFTAKPYEELIQLIRTGPPRFSPFNLKQIDEASNAIEFYVHTEDVRRARPDWVPRVLDPVFQDALWSRLERIARMMGRGAPTGLVLRRPDGQTVVAHKGTPVVTVTGDPAELVLFAHGRQSVADVEVDGDKDAIAKLQETKQLGL
- the hisI gene encoding phosphoribosyl-AMP cyclohydrolase, which translates into the protein MTSTPTPSRPSGLDPEIAARLRRSADGLVPAIAQQYDTGEVLMLGWMDDEALHRTLTTGRCTYWSRSRQEYWVKGDTSGHFQWVRSVALDCDADTVLVKVDQVGAACHTGDRTCFDADVLLKDAGSAGDAGDADSGVPAVDQ
- a CDS encoding anthranilate synthase component I, with the protein product MDLDTFRKLATDRRVIPVSRKLLADGDTPVALYRKLAAERPGTFLLESAENGRTWSRYSFVGVRSAATLTERDGQAHWLGTPPVGVPADGDPLAALRATIETLHTPHDLAGGHALPPFTGGMVGYLGYDIVRRLEKIGPGERDDLKLPELTMLLTSDLAVLDHWDGSVLLIANAINHNDLDSGVDEAYHDAVARLDAMEADLSRPVSQPPAALPPSELPEYTALWGGPDYQVAVDDIKERIRAGEAFQVVPSQRFETACTASALDVYRVLRATNPSPYMYLFRFDGFDVVGSSPEALVKVEDGQAMVHPIAGTRPRGATVQEDQALADELISDPKERAEHLMLVDLGRNDLGRVCEPGSVEVVDFMSIERYSHVMHIVSTVTGKVAEGRTAFDVLTACFPAGTLSGAPKPRAMQIIDELEPSRRGLYGGCVGYLDFAGDSDTAIAIRTALLRDGTAYVQAGAGVVADSDPVAEDTECRNKAAAVLRAVHTANRLS
- a CDS encoding TIGR02234 family membrane protein, which gives rise to MGYVTAVPHPRSEAPGPARSGRRSLAVALLSGALGAALVLLATRRGWSGGTATVAGGDFPLSASGSDVTGVPASLAIVGLASLVAVFAVRRAGRFLVAGLLALSGAGTIASALLGLSDSSALDEKAAEATGDTAATVDTMTHTGWPYVAAAGGLLLLLAGLLALRYGRLWPTMSGRYERDGTPRPRRVRAPVDPDRPEEIWKALDRGEDPTGA
- a CDS encoding HGxxPAAW family protein; translation: MAGSSHGHTPAAWTGVIIAFIGFCVSGAFMVLASPLGFWAGMVIVVLGGVVGMAMRAAGLGQPKNSHPTHQVASAES
- a CDS encoding DUF2752 domain-containing protein, whose translation is MRRVNAESQRVTPAPGSAPASAAGTGAAVRRLAVPGGILVAVAAAFAYVGTVDPNEPGHYPACPLLRYTGLYCPGCGGLRSAHAVAHGDLGTALGANALAVTGYLVFAVLWTVWVVRTARGRPMNIDPGPPLLWSLGALSLVFTVVRNLPFGGWLHP
- the trpC gene encoding indole-3-glycerol phosphate synthase TrpC, with protein sequence MSVLDEIIDGVRADLAERQARVSLDELKERAAKAQPAKDGVAALRGDGVKVICEVKRSSPSKGALAAIADPAALAADYEAGGAAVISVLTEQRRFGGSLADLEAVRARVDIPVLRKDFIVTSYQLWEARAYGADLALLIVAALDQPALESLIERAESIGLTPLVEVHDEDEIDRAVDAGAKVIGVNARNLKDLKVDRGTFERIAPEIPAHIVKIAESGVRGPHDLIAYANAGADAVLVGESLVTGRDPKTAVSDLVAAGAHPALRHGRG
- the trpM gene encoding tryptophan biosynthesis modulator TrpM encodes the protein MKVPHSTHGARHAPSPHRTKTQVRPVREPSSGAPRTRTEHRGHRTGLSQHPLARGCRPRGCRAPARRVHGRRVRYVIGDEPGQVNGMRWRQRVSPAVG